In a single window of the Emys orbicularis isolate rEmyOrb1 chromosome 11, rEmyOrb1.hap1, whole genome shotgun sequence genome:
- the LOC135885323 gene encoding gamma-crystallin B-like produces the protein MEKITLFEDRNFQGRSVECSSDRPDFQSQLSRCNSVRVESGCFMLYERPNFQGQQFFLKRGDYPDMQSEGFSTSIKSCRMIPPHRGTYRIKIYEKEDHRGNMVELTEDSPQVMDQLRSPEMLSCSVLEGYWILYELPNYRGRQYLLRPGQYRRFSEWGSMSGKVGSLRRATDLY, from the exons ATGGAAAAG ATCACTCTTTTCGAGGACAGAAACTTCCAGGGCCGCTCCGTTGAGTGCAGCAGCGACCGGCCGGATTTTCAAAGTCAGCTCAGCCGCTGTAACTCCGTCCGCGTGGAAAGTGGCTGCTTCATGCTCTATGAACGTCCCAACTTCCAGGGACAGCAGTTCTTTCTGAAACGGGGGGATTATCCTGACATGCAGTCTGAGGGTTTCAGCACCTCCATTAAGTCCTGCCGGATGATCCCACCT CACAGGGGCACCTACAGGATAAAGATCTATGAGAAGGAGGATCACAGAGGCAACATGGTAGAGTTAACCGAGGACTCTCCGCAAGTCATGGACCAGCTACGCTCCCCCGAGATGCTCTCTTGTTCTGTGCTGGAGGGGTACTGGATCCTTTACGAATTGCCGAATTACAGAGGCCGCCAATACctgctgaggccagggcagtaccGGCGATTCAGCGAGTGGGGCTCTATGAGTGGCAAAGTCGGCTCTTTGAGACGTGCCACTGATCTCTACTGA
- the LOC135885441 gene encoding gamma-crystallin B-like, which produces MGKITLFEDRNFQGRSVECSSDRPDFQSQLSRCNSVRVESGCFMLYERPNFQGQQFFLKRGDYPDMQSEGFSTSIKSCRMIPPHRGTYRIKIYEKEDHRGNMVELTEDSPQVMDQLRSPEMLSCSVLDGHWIFYELPNFRGRQYLLRPGEYRRFSEWGSMSGKVGSLRRATDLY; this is translated from the exons ATCACCCTTTTCGAGGACAGAAACTTCCAGGGCCGCTCCGTTGAGTGCAGCAGCGACCGGCCGGATTTTCAAAGTCAGCTCAGCCGCTGTAACTCCGTCCGCGTGGAAAGTGGCTGCTTCATGCTCTATGAACGTCCCAACTTCCAGGGACAGCAGTTCTTTCTGAAACGGGGGGATTATCCTGACATGCAGTCTGAGGGTTTCAGCACCTCCATTAAATCCTGCCGGATGATCCCACCT CACAGGGGCACCTACAGGATAAAGATCTATGAGAAGGAGGATCACAGAGGCAACATGGTAGAGTTAACCGAGGACTCTCCACAAGTCATGGACCAGCTACGCTCCCCCGAGATGCTCTCTTGTTCTGTGCTGGACGGGCACTGGATCTTTTACGAATTGCCAAATTTCAGAGGCCGCCAGTACCTGCTGAGGCCAGGGGAGTACAGGAGATTCAGCGAGTGGGGCTCTATGAGTGGCAAAGTCGGCTCCTTGAGACGTGCCACTGATCTCTACTGA